In Salipiger sp. H15, the sequence CGGGGCAAGGTCGAAGGACTTGGTCGCCTCGAAGGGGAAGGCGGTGCCGTCCACCACGCCCTTGGCCAGCGCGTCACCGGTCTCGGCGGGCTGCACCGGCACCGGCGCGGCGCCGAGCGCCTCGATCAGCTGCTGCCAGATCGCCCCGGCGTAGCGGATGCGCAGGCCCTTGAAGACCGACAGGTTCGACGGATCGGCGTCCTTGAGGTGCAGCTTCAGCGGCGGGGTGACCGCCATCCACAGGATATGCGTGCCGGCGTGCTCCTCGGCGAGGTATTCCGGCGCCAGTTCGGTCAGCCGGCGCGAGGTGATCGCGCTGTCATTGCCCGCGGCCGGGTAGGTCAGCGGCAGGCCGGCAAGCTCGGCCATCGGGAAGCGCCCCGGGGTCGCGCCGCTCAGCACCACCGCCACGTCCGCGGCGCCGGTGCGTGCGAGGTCGAACTGCCGCGGCGCCGGGCCGAGCTGGCCCGAGGGGAAGAGCTCGACGGTCAGCTCGCCGTTGCTCTTCGCCGCCAGTTCCTCGCCCCATTGCGTGAGCATCCGGTTGAACGCGTGGTTGGGCGGCAAGAAGGTCGAGACCTTCAGCGTTTCCGCGAATGCGGCGGGGGCGAGCCCCAGTGCCAGCGCCGCGGCGCACAGCGATCCTTTGATCTTCATGTTCCTCACTCCCTGTTTTGATCTCGTGTCCTGCCGGTCCCCTCCCGGTCCGGTCAGCGCAGGTCCTCCCACTTGCGCGCGAGCCCGGGCCAATGTGCCGAGCCGCCCTGCCGCATCTTCTCGCTGCCCGCCGCATCGGCAAAGGCAGCGATCCCCGCGGCATAGCTGGGCCGCGCCTGCATCGCGGCCAGCCATTTCCCGATGGCCGGAAATTCCTCCAGCCAGAGCCCGGCGAAGCCGAGCCGCTCGATCCGGTCGACATAGGCGACCAGCGCGACGTCCACCTTCGAGAAGGCCTCGCCCATCATCCAGGGCCCCTGCCCCAGCGCCGCCTGCATGTCGCCGAAGGCGCGGCGCAACTGGCGCAGCGCCTGCTCGACGAAGATGGCATCCAGCCCCTCGTCCAACAGCATCCGACGCTTCATCCGGGCCACCGGGTCCGGCATCCGCGCCAGCATCTGCGCGATCTCCCCGGGCGTGCGGCTGGCGCGGATCGCGCCGCGCATCGCGGTCGAGAAGGAGAGCGTGTTGATCGCCGCGTGGATATCCAGCGTCCGCAGCAGCCAGTGCGCCGCGGCCACCTCGGCGGCGCGGCCCTTCGGCGAGAGCCGCCCGCCGCCCTTCTCGCGGTCGAGGTAGTCGAGGATCAGGCTCGACTCGACCACCACCAGCCCGTCGTCGACCAGCGTCGGCACCACGGCGGCAGGGTTGAGCTGCAGGTAATCGGACGCGAATTGGTCGCCCTTCTGCAGGTCGAGCAGCACGCCCTCGTAAGGCAGGTCCAGCTCGGCGAGGCCCACGCGGACCTTCTGCGAGCAGACGCTGGTTGGGCCGTGGTAGAGCGTGAGCATGGGTCCTCCTCCCCGCCTGCGGTCAGGCCTCTGCGGCGACCGGGTTGCGCAGCGTGCCGAGACCCTCGATCTCGACCTCAACCACATCGCCCGCGCGCATCCAGAGCGGCGGCGTGCGCTTGGCCCCGACCCCGCCGGGCGTGCCGGTGGCGATGACGTCGCCGACCTCGAGCTCGGTGAACTCCGAGCAGTATTCGACGATCCGCGCGAGATCGAAGATCATGTCCGAGAAATGCGCCTCCTGGACGATCTCGCCGTTGAGCCGGGTGCGGATCGCCTGCGGACCGATCTCGCCCATCTCGTCCGGGGTCATCATCCAGGGACCGAAGGCGCCGGTGCCGGGGAAGTTCTTGCCCGGGGTGAACTGGTGGGTGTGGCGCTGGTAGTCGCGGATGCTGCCGTCGTTGTAGCAGGCGTAGCCGGCGATGTGGCTCAGTGCCTCGGCGCGCGGGATGTAGCGGCCGGGCTTGCCGATGACGATGGCCAGCTCACCCTCGAAGTCGAGGTTGTCCGACACTCTCGGCACCGGGATCGTGGCAAGGTGGCCGGTCTGGCTGTTGGCGTAGCGGGCGAAGATCGTCGGATGCGCGACCTCGCTGCGCCCGGTCTCCTTGCGGTGGGTTTCGTAGTTGAGCCCGACGCAGAGGATCTTCGGCGGGTTCGGCAGCACCGGCAGCCACTCGACCTCGGCCAGCGGATAGGCCTGCGCCCCGGCCTCAGCCTCGGCCACGCCGGCGAGCCCGCCCGCGATCGCCTCCCGGAGGTCCGCATAGCGCGCCGTCAGCGCCGCGCCGACATCGACGAAGGCCTCCTCCGTCACGATCCCCCAGCTCTGCCG encodes:
- a CDS encoding TRAP transporter substrate-binding protein, producing the protein MKIKGSLCAAALALGLAPAAFAETLKVSTFLPPNHAFNRMLTQWGEELAAKSNGELTVELFPSGQLGPAPRQFDLARTGAADVAVVLSGATPGRFPMAELAGLPLTYPAAGNDSAITSRRLTELAPEYLAEEHAGTHILWMAVTPPLKLHLKDADPSNLSVFKGLRIRYAGAIWQQLIEALGAAPVPVQPAETGDALAKGVVDGTAFPFEATKSFDLAPVLGYSIEPGFASAAFAVVMGDKAYDRLSPELRKLVDETTGPDRAEAFGKMLDEGEAEGRAYMAEGGVQIVNLSDDQLATLRADVAPIVAATVKAVDDAGKPGSEFLSAYTQ
- a CDS encoding glutathione S-transferase family protein: MLTLYHGPTSVCSQKVRVGLAELDLPYEGVLLDLQKGDQFASDYLQLNPAAVVPTLVDDGLVVVESSLILDYLDREKGGGRLSPKGRAAEVAAAHWLLRTLDIHAAINTLSFSTAMRGAIRASRTPGEIAQMLARMPDPVARMKRRMLLDEGLDAIFVEQALRQLRRAFGDMQAALGQGPWMMGEAFSKVDVALVAYVDRIERLGFAGLWLEEFPAIGKWLAAMQARPSYAAGIAAFADAAGSEKMRQGGSAHWPGLARKWEDLR
- a CDS encoding fumarylacetoacetate hydrolase family protein, producing the protein MKLATVKIAGRQSWGIVTEEAFVDVGAALTARYADLREAIAGGLAGVAEAEAGAQAYPLAEVEWLPVLPNPPKILCVGLNYETHRKETGRSEVAHPTIFARYANSQTGHLATIPVPRVSDNLDFEGELAIVIGKPGRYIPRAEALSHIAGYACYNDGSIRDYQRHTHQFTPGKNFPGTGAFGPWMMTPDEMGEIGPQAIRTRLNGEIVQEAHFSDMIFDLARIVEYCSEFTELEVGDVIATGTPGGVGAKRTPPLWMRAGDVVEVEIEGLGTLRNPVAAEA